Proteins found in one Acinetobacter sp. XH1741 genomic segment:
- a CDS encoding NADH:flavin oxidoreductase/NADH oxidase family protein translates to MKVFEKLVFPNGSYVPNRIAKAAMEENMADLNHAPSEELMRLYQAWANGGVGLIITGNVMVDRRAMTGPGGVVLEDEKHLDTFKKWAKISRSKGAQVWLQINHPGRQMQSNLGQQTWAPSAVALDLGKMSDRFNTPIEMTESMIAEVIQRFANTARLGEKAGFTGVEIHAAHGYLLSQFLSPLSNKRQDQWGGSLENRARILIEIVEAVRKVVSPTFTVAVKLNSADFQRGGFSAEDAQQVVKMLNEHAVDLVELSGGSYEAPAMQGQSRDGRTLAREAYFLEFAQEIRKVAKMPVMVTGGIRRKQVAEKVVESGVDMVGIATALAIEPNLPNAWKQGHNVTPELKPITWKNKTLASLANMAVVKFQLRNLSAGKKTKPNVSPAWALILQQSAMSCRTRQYKKGMRDYTFAS, encoded by the coding sequence ATGAAAGTGTTCGAAAAATTAGTATTCCCAAATGGCTCATATGTTCCTAACCGTATTGCTAAAGCAGCAATGGAAGAAAACATGGCCGATTTAAACCATGCACCATCAGAAGAATTAATGCGTTTATATCAAGCTTGGGCAAATGGTGGCGTCGGTCTAATCATTACCGGAAATGTGATGGTAGACCGCCGAGCAATGACTGGACCGGGTGGTGTCGTGCTAGAAGATGAAAAACATCTAGATACTTTTAAAAAATGGGCAAAAATTAGCCGTTCAAAAGGCGCTCAGGTTTGGCTGCAAATTAATCATCCCGGTCGTCAAATGCAGTCAAATTTAGGGCAACAAACATGGGCACCTTCTGCTGTTGCTTTAGATTTAGGAAAAATGTCAGACCGCTTTAATACACCAATTGAAATGACTGAATCTATGATTGCAGAAGTGATTCAGCGTTTTGCAAACACAGCGCGTCTAGGTGAAAAAGCTGGGTTTACTGGTGTAGAAATTCATGCAGCACATGGTTACTTACTAAGCCAGTTTCTTTCTCCACTCAGCAATAAACGCCAAGATCAATGGGGTGGTTCTTTAGAAAATCGCGCTCGTATTTTAATTGAGATTGTGGAAGCAGTTCGTAAAGTCGTTTCGCCTACGTTTACTGTAGCGGTAAAACTCAATTCAGCCGATTTCCAACGTGGCGGATTTAGTGCTGAAGACGCTCAACAAGTGGTTAAAATGTTAAATGAGCATGCAGTCGATTTGGTTGAACTTTCAGGTGGTAGTTATGAAGCACCAGCCATGCAAGGGCAATCGCGTGATGGCCGTACACTTGCTCGCGAAGCTTACTTTTTAGAATTTGCACAAGAAATTCGTAAAGTTGCCAAAATGCCTGTTATGGTGACAGGTGGTATACGCCGTAAACAAGTGGCAGAAAAAGTAGTTGAAAGTGGTGTAGATATGGTCGGTATTGCCACAGCTTTAGCAATTGAACCTAATTTGCCAAATGCTTGGAAACAAGGGCACAATGTTACACCAGAGTTAAAACCAATTACTTGGAAAAACAAGACACTTGCTTCACTTGCCAATATGGCTGTAGTGAAATTCCAGTTACGTAATTTAAGCGCTGGTAAAAAAACAAAACCAAATGTTTCACCAGCTTGGGCTTTAATTTTGCAACAATCAGCGATGTCATGCCGTACCCGCCAATACAAAAAGGGCATGCGTGACTATACATTTGCTTCTTAA
- a CDS encoding saccharopine dehydrogenase NADP-binding domain-containing protein, with the protein MTNPNDSNWIIYGANGYTGELIAREAVRQGLKPTLAGRNKAKVESLAQELGLDYKAFGLDNVNAVSEQLQGFKLVMHCAGPFSATSKPMMEACINAGAHYLDITGEIAVFELAQSLNSQAEKADIVLCPGVGFDVIPTDCVAAALKEALPDATHLALGFDSRTGFSPGTAKTSTEGMAEGGKIRKNGKITTVPLAHYVRTIDFGDGKKSAMSVPWGDVSTAFNTTGIPNIEVFVPAFPKMIFGAKMLNYVRPILKLKAVQKFIKSRIEKTVVGPNEELRAKVPTYVWGEARNARGEIKTARIQTENAYSLTVNGSLTVVNYLLKNTVKGGTYTPAKLMGYKLVTELPGSGPLVIT; encoded by the coding sequence ATGACAAATCCGAATGATTCAAACTGGATAATTTATGGAGCAAATGGCTACACGGGCGAGTTAATCGCTCGTGAAGCTGTACGCCAAGGTCTAAAACCAACTTTGGCTGGTCGTAACAAAGCTAAGGTTGAATCACTTGCTCAAGAGTTGGGACTCGACTATAAAGCTTTTGGGCTTGATAACGTAAATGCGGTCAGTGAGCAACTGCAAGGCTTTAAATTGGTCATGCACTGTGCAGGGCCATTTTCAGCAACATCAAAACCCATGATGGAAGCGTGTATAAATGCAGGTGCTCACTATCTAGATATTACGGGTGAAATCGCTGTATTTGAGTTGGCACAGTCACTTAACAGCCAAGCTGAAAAAGCCGATATTGTGCTTTGTCCGGGTGTTGGCTTCGATGTGATTCCGACAGATTGTGTTGCCGCTGCTCTCAAAGAAGCATTGCCAGATGCAACCCATTTAGCACTTGGTTTTGACTCTCGAACAGGGTTTTCGCCGGGTACAGCCAAAACAAGTACAGAAGGCATGGCTGAAGGCGGAAAAATTCGTAAAAACGGAAAAATTACTACTGTTCCATTAGCACATTATGTTCGGACCATTGATTTTGGTGACGGTAAAAAAAGTGCCATGAGTGTTCCTTGGGGAGACGTATCTACAGCGTTCAATACAACTGGTATTCCAAACATTGAAGTATTTGTACCCGCATTTCCTAAAATGATTTTTGGTGCGAAAATGCTGAACTATGTACGCCCAATATTAAAACTAAAAGCAGTACAGAAGTTTATTAAGTCACGTATTGAAAAAACGGTTGTGGGTCCAAATGAAGAGCTTCGTGCGAAAGTACCTACCTATGTTTGGGGTGAAGCAAGAAATGCACGTGGGGAAATCAAAACTGCCCGTATCCAAACAGAAAATGCATATAGCCTTACCGTAAATGGCTCACTGACTGTGGTGAATTATTTACTCAAAAATACCGTGAAAGGCGGTACATATACGCCAGCAAAACTGATGGGTTATAAGCTAGTGACCGAGCTGCCAGGTTCTGGTCCATTGGTCATTACATAA
- a CDS encoding dihydrofolate reductase family protein — translation MRKLILFLHASLDSFVEGPNGAMDIGWIAYDADLANHAKEILSTADTVIWGRATYQMMHNYWPTMLSNPEASEHERNHAKWIEKTEKIVFSTTLDKVEWNNSRLVKDHVEEEINKLKQQPGKDMVILGSPRFAHYLMQLDLIDEYKITVSPVLIGSGLPLFQGIQEKTNLKLIENKTFASGAIGLHYQKIG, via the coding sequence ATGAGAAAACTCATATTATTTCTACATGCATCGCTTGATAGTTTTGTGGAAGGTCCAAATGGAGCAATGGACATCGGATGGATTGCTTACGACGCCGATTTGGCTAACCATGCCAAAGAAATTTTGAGTACTGCTGACACGGTCATTTGGGGACGTGCGACTTATCAGATGATGCATAATTACTGGCCAACTATGCTTTCAAACCCAGAAGCTTCGGAGCATGAGCGAAACCACGCGAAATGGATTGAAAAGACAGAAAAAATTGTTTTTTCAACCACTCTAGATAAAGTTGAATGGAATAATTCTAGACTTGTAAAAGACCATGTTGAAGAAGAAATTAATAAGCTCAAACAGCAACCGGGCAAGGATATGGTGATTTTGGGGAGTCCACGGTTTGCACACTATCTAATGCAACTTGATTTAATTGATGAATATAAAATTACGGTATCACCCGTGCTGATTGGTAGTGGCTTACCACTATTCCAAGGTATTCAAGAAAAGACTAATCTTAAACTTATTGAAAATA